One genomic region from Sphaerochaeta sp. encodes:
- the pheT gene encoding phenylalanine--tRNA ligase subunit beta: MPKIETSENLFFRLLGKRLSDQQMMDIFPVAKAELDGHADGVVKIELNDTNRPDLWSAAGVARALKAYGGESYEYDFFSTAEETMDAEGRDLYIDASAKPVRAYDIGFAVSGHAITEEELLALIQSQEKLCDGYGRKRRNVAVGIYRSDMITYPVHYAGVNPDTTRFQPLGSDEEMSLREILEKHPKGKEYGYIVADKPVFPYLTDDNGGTLSFPPVINSAKIGAVKVGDSDLFVEMSGPELEPLLLVAAILACDMADMGWTIKPVKCHFPEETPYGKEITVPYYFQQPVSCQVSLVQKTLGEKLSGAQCVEALKKMGEYAICDNDVLYVTVPEYRNDFLHPVDVVEDVMIGYGLNNFKPEPPHDFTIGRLTDAEMFGRSVKRILVGMGFQEMMYNYLGSRKEYIDNMHVDGSECIFIANPMTENFEVVRPSILPSLLESESVSAHAPFPHKIFEVGKVAYKDPSDNSGTTTRNHLGFMMSDIAVGYNDVSSVLYTLMYFLKKEYTLGEVEGDPRFIPGRCARVLVDGKPVGIFGEVHPQVLESWGCGYPVVLCELDLDLLRN; the protein is encoded by the coding sequence ATGCCGAAGATTGAAACAAGCGAAAACCTGTTCTTCCGCCTTTTGGGGAAGCGGCTTTCCGACCAACAGATGATGGACATCTTCCCCGTCGCCAAAGCGGAGCTGGACGGGCATGCCGATGGCGTGGTGAAGATCGAGCTGAATGACACCAACCGGCCGGACCTGTGGTCCGCCGCCGGGGTGGCCCGCGCCTTGAAGGCGTATGGGGGCGAAAGTTACGAGTATGATTTCTTCTCCACCGCAGAAGAGACGATGGACGCGGAAGGACGTGACCTGTACATCGACGCCAGCGCCAAGCCGGTGCGCGCCTACGACATTGGGTTCGCCGTCAGCGGACATGCCATCACGGAAGAAGAACTGCTTGCGTTGATCCAGAGCCAGGAGAAACTGTGTGATGGATATGGACGCAAACGCCGCAACGTGGCGGTGGGGATCTATCGCAGCGACATGATCACCTACCCGGTCCACTATGCCGGCGTCAATCCGGACACCACCCGGTTCCAGCCGCTGGGTTCGGATGAGGAGATGAGCCTCAGGGAGATCCTTGAGAAGCATCCCAAGGGCAAGGAGTACGGCTACATTGTCGCTGACAAGCCGGTGTTCCCCTATCTTACCGATGACAACGGCGGCACCCTTTCGTTCCCGCCGGTGATCAACTCGGCGAAGATCGGGGCGGTGAAGGTCGGCGACAGCGATCTGTTTGTCGAGATGTCCGGACCGGAACTGGAGCCGTTGCTCCTCGTCGCCGCCATTCTTGCCTGCGACATGGCCGACATGGGCTGGACGATCAAACCGGTGAAGTGCCATTTCCCCGAAGAGACGCCGTACGGCAAAGAAATCACCGTGCCGTACTACTTCCAGCAACCGGTCTCCTGCCAGGTTTCCCTGGTGCAGAAGACGCTGGGGGAAAAGCTTTCCGGCGCGCAGTGTGTGGAAGCGCTGAAGAAGATGGGCGAGTATGCCATCTGCGACAACGATGTCCTGTACGTCACCGTCCCGGAGTACCGCAATGATTTCCTCCATCCGGTGGACGTGGTGGAGGACGTGATGATCGGCTACGGACTGAACAACTTCAAGCCGGAGCCTCCCCATGACTTCACCATCGGACGGCTCACCGATGCCGAGATGTTCGGCCGGTCGGTCAAGCGGATCCTGGTCGGCATGGGCTTCCAGGAGATGATGTACAACTACCTCGGATCCCGCAAAGAGTATATCGACAACATGCATGTCGATGGCTCGGAGTGCATCTTCATCGCCAACCCGATGACGGAGAACTTCGAGGTGGTCCGTCCGTCCATTCTGCCTTCCCTGCTGGAGAGTGAGAGCGTGTCGGCCCATGCGCCGTTCCCCCACAAGATCTTCGAGGTGGGCAAGGTGGCCTACAAGGATCCGTCGGACAACAGTGGCACAACGACACGCAACCATCTGGGCTTCATGATGAGTGACATCGCCGTCGGATACAACGACGTCTCCTCCGTCCTGTACACGCTGATGTACTTCCTGAAGAAGGAGTACACGCTGGGTGAGGTGGAAGGGGATCCTCGGTTCATCCCGGGCCGGTGCGCCCGTGTGCTGGTCGATGGAAAGCCGGTGGGCATCTTCGGAGAGGTCCATCCGCAGGTATTGGAATCCTGGGGATGCGGATATCCGGTCGTCCTGTGCGAGCTTGACCTGGATCTGCTGAGGAACTGA
- the hisC gene encoding histidinol-phosphate transaminase — protein sequence MRELLRANIASLVPYRCARDEFTGTASVYLDANENWQDFVAEKGRNRYPDPLCVNLRHRIDEVMGLPFAHTVVGNGSDEIIDNLIRMFCVPGKDRILLMPPTYGAYRVFADINDVKSDVVPLNENFGIDFPALEAYLAQEKRDRGNGRCKLLFICSPNNPTGNAFPVSQIEQISSRFDGITVVDEAYFDFNRYPSAVTLLDRHPNLVVLRTLSKSWGLAGARVGILVASEDICQVMRSMKYPYNVSSPAQETALHDLDHADAVREGTKEILAERERLNEVLPTIACVKQVYPTDANFFLVKVTDADGIYRYLMGKGIIVRNRTHEYHCQGCLRLTVGSKAENQALLAALKEWKG from the coding sequence ATGAGGGAGTTGCTCAGAGCGAACATCGCTTCCCTGGTACCGTACCGGTGCGCCCGTGATGAGTTCACCGGCACGGCGTCGGTGTATCTGGACGCCAATGAGAACTGGCAGGATTTCGTGGCCGAGAAGGGACGTAACCGCTATCCTGATCCCCTGTGCGTCAATCTCCGCCATCGGATCGACGAGGTGATGGGGCTCCCGTTCGCCCACACCGTGGTGGGCAACGGTTCGGATGAGATCATCGACAATCTGATCCGCATGTTCTGTGTTCCCGGAAAGGACCGCATTTTGTTGATGCCCCCTACCTATGGGGCTTACCGGGTGTTCGCCGACATCAACGATGTGAAGAGTGACGTCGTGCCGCTGAACGAGAACTTTGGGATCGATTTTCCTGCCTTGGAGGCCTATCTCGCCCAGGAGAAGAGAGACCGGGGGAACGGCAGGTGCAAACTGCTGTTCATCTGCTCCCCCAACAACCCGACGGGAAACGCGTTCCCCGTCTCTCAGATCGAACAGATTTCGTCGCGGTTCGACGGCATCACCGTGGTGGATGAGGCGTACTTCGATTTCAACCGGTATCCGTCGGCGGTGACGCTCCTTGACCGCCATCCCAACCTAGTGGTGCTCCGCACCCTGTCCAAAAGCTGGGGTCTGGCCGGAGCAAGGGTGGGGATTCTGGTGGCCAGCGAGGATATCTGCCAGGTGATGCGCAGCATGAAGTACCCGTACAACGTCAGCTCCCCCGCCCAGGAGACGGCCCTTCATGATCTGGATCATGCCGATGCCGTCCGGGAAGGGACCAAAGAGATTCTCGCCGAGCGTGAACGCCTGAACGAGGTGCTTCCCACCATCGCGTGTGTGAAACAGGTCTATCCGACGGACGCCAACTTCTTTTTGGTGAAGGTTACGGATGCCGACGGCATCTATCGGTATCTGATGGGAAAAGGGATCATCGTCCGCAACCGGACGCATGAGTATCACTGCCAAGGGTGTCTGAGGCTTACCGTAGGCAGCAAGGCGGAGAACCAGGCGTTGCTTGCCGCCCTGAAGGAGTGGAAAGGATGA
- the hisD gene encoding histidinol dehydrogenase — MEPVGAELDALLLRAGIDRDAVRETVRGVLEQVRKEGDQALFALEKQFDKADLATLRVREAEMKEADGLVPDDLKKAILHAASNIRAFHQAEVPQGEHLIVQEGVELSRKIVPIQTVGLYIPGGTAPLFSTVLMLSIPAQVAGCPRIVLATPPGPDGKVNPAILFAASVGGVHEVYKLGGSQAIAALAFGTASVPKVDKIFGPGNRFVMEAKLQVSSEICAIDMPAGPSEVMVIADEKSNPAFVASDLLSQAEHGPDSQAMLLVISPTDGSVFLDAVESAMDAELSQLPRKRFLLSSLSHSHAIVVHTEGSALAIANRYAPEHLIINTARPRELLSGVVNAGSVFLGPYSCESAGDYASGTNHTLPTSGWAHSTSGVSVDSFVKKITVQELSRTGLEGLSQTIQTMARGEQLEAHRMAVAVRMEEKE, encoded by the coding sequence GTGGAACCTGTTGGCGCCGAATTGGACGCATTGCTGCTGCGGGCGGGTATCGACCGGGACGCGGTGCGGGAGACGGTGCGTGGGGTGTTGGAACAGGTGAGGAAAGAAGGTGACCAGGCGTTGTTCGCGCTGGAGAAGCAGTTCGACAAGGCTGACCTTGCCACGCTTCGTGTCCGTGAAGCGGAGATGAAGGAGGCGGACGGCTTGGTGCCGGATGATCTGAAGAAAGCCATCCTCCACGCCGCATCCAACATCCGTGCGTTCCATCAGGCCGAGGTGCCGCAAGGGGAGCATCTGATCGTCCAGGAAGGCGTGGAGCTCTCCCGGAAGATCGTGCCGATCCAGACGGTGGGATTGTACATTCCCGGTGGAACGGCGCCGTTGTTTTCCACCGTGTTGATGCTTTCCATTCCGGCGCAGGTGGCGGGGTGCCCCCGCATCGTGCTGGCAACGCCTCCCGGACCGGATGGCAAGGTCAATCCGGCCATCCTGTTCGCCGCTTCTGTTGGCGGAGTGCATGAGGTGTACAAACTCGGAGGATCCCAGGCAATCGCCGCCCTTGCCTTCGGGACGGCGTCCGTCCCCAAGGTGGACAAGATCTTCGGGCCGGGGAACCGGTTCGTCATGGAAGCGAAACTGCAGGTCTCCAGCGAGATCTGCGCCATCGACATGCCGGCCGGCCCCAGCGAGGTGATGGTCATCGCCGATGAGAAGAGCAACCCGGCGTTCGTCGCCAGCGACCTCCTCTCCCAAGCGGAGCACGGCCCGGACAGCCAGGCGATGCTGTTGGTCATTTCCCCGACAGACGGATCGGTTTTCCTGGATGCCGTGGAGAGCGCGATGGATGCCGAGCTGTCCCAATTACCCCGCAAGCGTTTCCTTCTCTCGTCTCTTTCCCACTCCCACGCCATCGTGGTGCACACCGAAGGGAGCGCGCTCGCGATCGCCAACCGGTACGCTCCGGAGCATTTGATCATCAACACGGCCAGGCCGAGAGAACTGCTCTCCGGCGTGGTGAACGCCGGTTCGGTGTTCCTCGGTCCGTACTCCTGCGAGAGCGCCGGAGACTATGCCAGCGGCACCAACCACACCCTGCCGACCAGCGGCTGGGCGCACAGCACCAGCGGCGTCAGCGTGGATTCGTTTGTCAAGAAGATCACCGTACAGGAACTTTCCCGTACCGGGCTGGAAGGGCTTTCCCAAACCATCCAGACGATGGCCCGTGGGGAGCAATTGGAAGCCCACCGGATGGCCGTAGCGGTGCGGATGGAGGAGAAGGAATGA
- the hisG gene encoding ATP phosphoribosyltransferase, whose product METVLRIAIQKSGRLSEDSLALIKDCGISFNTESRVLKERASNFPLEFLFVRDDDIPMYIRDGIADVGIVGKNEYDEQGIDLCMLKDLGFAKCRLSVAVPQGAPYDGLSSLEGKRIATSYPHILGEALKKAGVHASFVQVAGSVEVTPAVGIADCICDLVSTGTTLAANGLKEVECIYRSSAILLGRKEMGDPVKEDILRRLMLRINAVQRAAGYKYIMFNLPEEHIKEAASIVGGMKSPTVTRLMDSGWVSVQTVVAEDRFWEVLEQLQAIGAEGILVTAIEKMTE is encoded by the coding sequence ATGGAAACGGTACTACGGATCGCCATCCAGAAAAGCGGCAGACTCAGCGAGGACAGCCTCGCGTTGATCAAAGATTGCGGCATTTCGTTCAATACGGAATCGCGGGTGCTGAAGGAACGGGCTTCCAACTTCCCGTTGGAGTTTCTGTTCGTCAGGGACGATGACATCCCGATGTACATCCGCGACGGCATCGCCGATGTGGGGATTGTCGGAAAGAACGAGTATGACGAGCAGGGGATCGACCTGTGCATGCTGAAGGATCTTGGCTTCGCCAAGTGCCGTCTGTCCGTCGCCGTCCCCCAGGGGGCGCCGTATGACGGGCTCTCGTCGCTGGAGGGCAAGCGTATCGCCACCAGCTATCCCCACATCCTGGGGGAAGCGCTGAAGAAGGCCGGTGTGCATGCTTCGTTCGTCCAGGTCGCCGGATCGGTTGAGGTCACCCCTGCGGTGGGCATCGCCGATTGCATCTGCGATCTGGTGTCCACCGGAACCACGCTGGCGGCCAATGGCCTGAAGGAAGTGGAATGCATCTATCGCTCCTCGGCCATCCTGTTGGGTCGCAAAGAGATGGGCGATCCCGTCAAGGAGGATATCCTCCGGAGGCTGATGCTCCGCATCAACGCCGTCCAGCGGGCCGCAGGGTACAAGTACATCATGTTCAACCTGCCGGAAGAGCACATCAAGGAAGCGGCCTCCATCGTCGGTGGCATGAAGAGCCCGACGGTCACCCGTCTGATGGATTCCGGTTGGGTGTCCGTCCAGACGGTGGTCGCCGAGGATCGGTTCTGGGAAGTGTTGGAACAGCTTCAGGCCATCGGAGCGGAAGGCATTCTGGTGACGGCGATCGAAAAGATGACGGAGTGA
- a CDS encoding glycosyl hydrolase-related protein, which translates to MLYPKTEKRVAMYRTLLEQRRFLPLPVPMAWQTAQSEERNETTRGTWKTIASFPFSFGTPHQDTWLRTTVTLPDQDGLYLSIPLGTDALCMIDGQPWCNVNPFHTIINVEKWKGSTIQVTLCAWDGYRFPGFHPVRGEKVLTTLDTMQKDYPILLGKPELMKKLPASYELFYDISALADTYLSQPEESLLRQQGMSRLHDALMSLHLGETDPDVWEQEAFLALQQTKQLLSAKNGTVAPTVWSIGGAHIDHAWLWPKTETIRKATRTISGMTSLMEEYPEFVFLSTQPAQMEQVFSAYPSLYQRVKAAFDRGQWEPNGVGLIESDNILATGEGLIRNLLLGRQATERMFPGYRGDTYFLPDSFGYNGNLPQILNGCGVTYFVTSKLSWNDTNRFPYDTFLWKGIDGTVIKAHMIPGGYNGRNTPTEIISLWGNVRTKENQTSLCHTVGEGDGGGGTRRDDIELLRRLGDLQGCPKGAWSTLSAALKDVFARSRNLPVYQGELYFELHRGTYTSQARMKQGYRRTTTLLHNAEYLLAEAWARQTISPKDREACRAILHDLWKETAINQFHDILPGSSVTAVYQETNAFYEKAGEQLGDIITRLATPGELLRNLCPFPSQGIAPYATGTSKSAFSPDGLSLPWGSIRFATDGTITSLVFHGRELVEGNGAWNTLLLGEDFPMDWDAWDVDKDSMERLSSVSVPMEPTLVRKGKIGKASFLTQKIRIHTECARIDFQTTVDWHEAHQMLKADFPIALSAENALFDIPFGFVTRSTAENNSIQAAQFEEPAQKFVMVQDTDLSVALMSDSQYGYRAKDGHLAISLLRSPKAPDPTADMGEHTFTYAVMVTDGGLEDVMANAEALNNPPIAVESPQQPLITPGSGLAVETVKIAEDGDGIIFRVREPYGRPISGTLSFDPSLDPSTLHETNMLEEPEGDGNLSFHPFQVKTFRIRLSR; encoded by the coding sequence ATGCTGTATCCAAAAACGGAAAAACGGGTGGCGATGTACCGCACCTTGCTGGAGCAACGCCGCTTTCTTCCCCTGCCCGTCCCAATGGCCTGGCAGACCGCCCAGAGTGAGGAGCGGAATGAAACGACACGCGGAACGTGGAAAACCATCGCCTCGTTTCCCTTCTCGTTCGGAACGCCCCACCAGGACACCTGGCTGAGGACCACCGTCACCCTCCCCGACCAAGACGGCCTGTACCTGTCCATCCCGCTGGGCACCGATGCCCTGTGCATGATCGACGGACAGCCATGGTGCAACGTCAATCCGTTCCACACCATCATCAACGTGGAAAAATGGAAAGGGTCCACCATCCAGGTGACGCTCTGCGCCTGGGATGGCTATCGTTTCCCCGGCTTTCACCCGGTACGGGGAGAGAAGGTGCTCACCACACTGGATACCATGCAGAAGGACTATCCCATTCTGCTGGGAAAGCCGGAACTGATGAAGAAACTGCCCGCGTCTTACGAACTCTTCTATGACATCTCCGCCCTTGCCGACACCTACCTTTCCCAACCGGAAGAATCGCTCCTCAGGCAGCAGGGAATGTCCCGTCTCCATGACGCCCTGATGTCCCTCCATCTTGGCGAAACGGATCCCGATGTCTGGGAACAGGAAGCGTTCCTCGCACTTCAGCAAACCAAACAGCTGCTTTCGGCGAAGAACGGCACCGTCGCTCCGACCGTCTGGTCCATCGGAGGGGCGCACATCGACCACGCCTGGCTCTGGCCGAAGACGGAGACGATCCGCAAGGCGACCCGGACGATCAGCGGGATGACATCCTTGATGGAGGAATACCCTGAGTTCGTCTTCCTCTCCACCCAACCGGCGCAGATGGAGCAGGTGTTTTCCGCATACCCGTCCTTGTACCAGCGGGTGAAAGCGGCGTTCGACCGCGGACAATGGGAACCCAACGGCGTCGGCCTGATCGAATCGGACAACATCCTAGCCACCGGAGAGGGGTTGATCAGAAACCTGCTGTTGGGGCGGCAGGCCACCGAACGGATGTTCCCGGGCTATCGGGGGGACACCTACTTTCTTCCCGACTCGTTCGGCTACAACGGAAACCTTCCCCAGATCCTCAACGGCTGTGGCGTCACCTACTTCGTCACCAGCAAACTCAGCTGGAACGACACCAACCGCTTTCCCTACGACACGTTCCTGTGGAAGGGAATCGACGGGACGGTCATCAAGGCCCATATGATCCCCGGCGGCTACAACGGCAGGAACACCCCCACCGAGATCATCTCCCTTTGGGGCAACGTCCGCACCAAAGAGAACCAGACTTCGCTCTGCCACACGGTGGGCGAAGGGGACGGCGGCGGCGGCACCCGGCGGGATGACATCGAGCTGCTCCGTCGTCTGGGAGACCTGCAGGGATGTCCGAAAGGTGCATGGTCGACGCTCTCCGCCGCACTGAAGGATGTGTTCGCCAGATCGCGGAACCTGCCGGTCTACCAAGGGGAGCTGTACTTCGAGCTGCACCGTGGCACGTATACCTCGCAGGCCAGGATGAAACAGGGGTACCGGAGGACCACCACACTCCTGCACAACGCCGAATACCTTCTTGCAGAGGCGTGGGCGCGCCAAACGATTTCCCCAAAAGACCGGGAAGCCTGCCGCGCGATCCTCCACGACCTGTGGAAGGAGACGGCCATCAACCAGTTCCATGACATCCTGCCCGGTTCCTCCGTCACGGCGGTCTATCAGGAAACCAACGCGTTCTACGAGAAAGCCGGCGAACAGCTTGGGGACATCATCACCCGCCTGGCCACACCAGGAGAGCTGTTGAGGAACCTCTGTCCGTTCCCCAGCCAGGGCATCGCTCCGTACGCCACGGGAACAAGCAAAAGCGCCTTCTCTCCCGATGGCCTTTCGCTTCCCTGGGGAAGCATCCGCTTCGCAACGGATGGGACCATCACCTCGCTGGTGTTCCACGGCAGGGAACTGGTCGAAGGAAATGGCGCGTGGAACACGCTGCTCCTCGGGGAAGACTTTCCGATGGACTGGGACGCCTGGGACGTGGACAAGGATTCGATGGAACGTCTCTCCTCCGTCTCCGTCCCGATGGAACCCACGTTGGTCCGAAAAGGGAAGATCGGGAAAGCGTCTTTCCTGACCCAGAAAATCCGCATCCACACGGAATGCGCCCGGATCGATTTCCAGACGACGGTGGATTGGCACGAGGCACACCAGATGCTCAAGGCGGATTTCCCCATAGCGCTCTCTGCGGAGAACGCCCTCTTCGACATCCCCTTCGGGTTTGTCACCCGATCCACCGCGGAGAACAACTCCATCCAGGCGGCGCAGTTCGAGGAGCCGGCCCAGAAGTTCGTCATGGTGCAGGATACCGATCTTTCCGTCGCCCTGATGTCGGACAGCCAGTACGGATACCGGGCCAAGGACGGACACCTTGCAATTTCACTGCTGCGCAGTCCCAAAGCCCCCGACCCCACGGCGGATATGGGGGAACATACGTTCACCTATGCCGTCATGGTGACGGACGGTGGATTGGAAGATGTGATGGCAAACGCCGAGGCGTTGAACAACCCGCCCATCGCGGTGGAAAGCCCGCAGCAGCCGTTGATCACCCCCGGTTCCGGCCTGGCGGTGGAGACGGTGAAGATCGCCGAGGATGGGGATGGGATCATCTTCCGGGTACGGGAGCCGTATGGGCGACCGATCTCCGGCACGCTTTCCTTTGATCCATCGCTGGATCCGTCCACCCTGCATGAGACCAACATGCTGGAAGAGCCGGAAGGAGACGGCAACCTGTCGTTCCATCCGTTCCAGGTGAAGACCTTCAGGATCCGTCTGAGCCGCTGA
- a CDS encoding MFS transporter: MLGLLPRWFGFSGVMAALLIGAFGCGVGDVLGSAIIQALPRTSGNGNPMALLHSAYCWGMVLVIGISSLLFHLLGLDAWPVVAWFWALFPLCDAFLFLRVPMVSMEDGRTDGTSLRSLFSHPVFWVLGGMMFCAAGSEISMNQWASLFAEQGLGVDKAVGDLLGPCLFALCMAVVRTWYGVSGARIPLRRVLGFSALVAVLLYGVAVFSPNRFVALLGCAFTGFAVALLWPGTLSLSATVLPHGGTMLFGTLAFFGNIGSTLGPQVVSLASSASGDLKRGLLLAGLFPLGMAILTAFSGSDGS, encoded by the coding sequence TTGCTCGGCTTGCTTCCCCGATGGTTCGGGTTCTCCGGTGTGATGGCCGCCCTGCTCATCGGGGCGTTCGGATGCGGGGTGGGGGACGTACTGGGAAGCGCCATCATCCAGGCGTTGCCACGTACATCCGGGAACGGAAACCCCATGGCGCTCCTTCATTCGGCGTACTGCTGGGGTATGGTGCTGGTCATCGGCATCTCTTCCCTGCTGTTCCACCTGCTGGGGCTGGATGCCTGGCCGGTCGTCGCCTGGTTTTGGGCGTTGTTCCCTCTCTGTGACGCGTTTCTGTTCCTCCGTGTCCCGATGGTGAGCATGGAGGATGGACGGACCGACGGCACGTCGCTCCGCTCCCTTTTCTCCCATCCGGTATTCTGGGTGCTCGGCGGCATGATGTTCTGCGCCGCCGGTTCGGAGATATCGATGAACCAGTGGGCGTCGTTGTTCGCCGAGCAGGGGCTGGGCGTGGACAAGGCGGTGGGGGATCTGCTGGGGCCCTGCCTGTTCGCCTTGTGCATGGCGGTCGTCCGGACCTGGTATGGCGTTTCGGGAGCGCGCATTCCGCTCCGGCGGGTGTTGGGGTTCTCCGCCTTGGTCGCCGTTCTGCTCTATGGCGTTGCGGTGTTCTCCCCCAACCGGTTCGTCGCCCTGTTGGGGTGCGCGTTCACCGGGTTTGCCGTGGCGCTCCTCTGGCCGGGGACGCTCAGTCTGTCCGCCACCGTTCTCCCTCACGGAGGAACGATGCTGTTCGGCACGCTGGCGTTCTTCGGGAACATCGGCAGCACGCTGGGACCGCAGGTCGTCTCCCTGGCCTCATCGGCGTCGGGAGACTTGAAGCGTGGGTTGTTGCTGGCAGGCCTGTTCCCGTTGGGGATGGCCATCCTGACCGCCTTCAGCGGCTCAGACGGATCCTGA
- a CDS encoding citrate transporter, protein MHRLLSFAKREFVFVIAALAAVVSMVLVPVDGAYAAYIDYRVIGLLFSLMLVIQALIHFGLFSYVSHQLINRAGSVRSLSLILVVSVFFFSMLVTNDVSLLTFVPLTLMVYPTEDKGSLRFVVVMETIAANLGSMAFPFGNPQNLYLYNHYQMPFSVFFRAVLPVTLLSLALLVVTVLFRRYTGTLRVENAPPVVMERTKLWVSLVLFALCILTALRVLDYRLVLAIVSVGVLVLDRRLFSKVDYALLGTFVFFFIFVGNLARIPAVTKALGSTIGGREFLYGVLVSQVISNVPAAILLSSFTTDAVAVVLGTDIGGLGTLIASLASLISFKAYTKSGDSHRGRYLVVFTIWNVLFLVILCVFAALFLL, encoded by the coding sequence ATGCACAGACTGCTGTCGTTCGCGAAACGGGAGTTTGTCTTCGTCATTGCCGCACTGGCTGCCGTGGTCTCCATGGTCCTGGTGCCGGTGGACGGGGCGTATGCCGCGTACATCGACTACCGGGTCATCGGACTGCTGTTCAGCCTGATGCTGGTCATCCAGGCGTTGATCCACTTCGGGTTGTTCTCGTATGTTTCCCACCAGTTGATCAACAGGGCAGGCTCCGTCAGGAGTCTGTCGTTGATTCTGGTGGTCTCCGTGTTCTTCTTCTCCATGCTGGTGACCAACGACGTGTCGCTGTTGACGTTCGTCCCGTTGACCTTGATGGTCTATCCCACCGAGGACAAGGGGTCGTTACGGTTCGTCGTGGTGATGGAAACCATCGCCGCCAACCTGGGCAGCATGGCTTTCCCGTTCGGCAACCCGCAGAACCTGTACCTGTACAACCACTACCAGATGCCGTTTTCCGTCTTTTTCCGCGCCGTGCTTCCCGTTACGTTGCTCTCCCTGGCGCTTCTGGTTGTCACCGTCCTCTTTCGGCGGTATACCGGTACGCTTCGGGTGGAAAACGCCCCGCCGGTGGTGATGGAGCGAACCAAGCTTTGGGTCAGCCTGGTGCTGTTCGCCCTGTGCATCCTCACGGCGCTTCGCGTTCTGGACTACCGGTTGGTGCTGGCCATCGTCTCTGTGGGCGTCCTGGTTCTGGACCGCCGTCTGTTCTCCAAGGTGGATTACGCGCTGTTGGGGACGTTCGTCTTTTTCTTCATCTTCGTCGGCAATCTTGCCCGGATCCCCGCCGTCACCAAGGCTCTGGGGAGCACCATTGGGGGCAGGGAGTTCCTGTACGGCGTCCTGGTCAGCCAGGTGATCTCCAATGTGCCGGCGGCCATCCTTCTTTCGTCGTTCACCACCGATGCCGTAGCCGTCGTGCTGGGTACGGATATCGGAGGACTCGGAACGTTGATCGCCTCCCTCGCCTCGTTGATCTCCTTCAAGGCGTACACCAAGAGCGGAGACTCCCACAGGGGGCGGTACCTGGTCGTCTTCACCATCTGGAACGTCCTGTTTTTGGTGATTCTCTGCGTCTTCGCCGCGCTGTTTTTGTTGTAA